CCGGCGGAGCAATGGCAAAACCTTGTATATATTGGATGAACCGACAACGGGGCTTCATATAGATGATATTCACCGGCTGTTGATTGTTTTACAGCGATTGGTAGAAAGTGGAGATTCGGTCCTGGTGATTGAGCATAATCTGGATGTGATCAAGACGGCAGATTATATTATAGACTTAGGTCCTGAAGGAGGGGACCGGGGGGGGAAGATCATAGCCACCGGTACTCCGGAAGAAGTGGCAAAGGTAAAGGGTTCCTACACTGGTCAGTTTCTATCCCCAATTCTTGAACGGGATACACGAAGAACCCGTGAGAAAATTAAAAATTTGGAGAAGATAGGTGTGAGATGAATCCTTTGGATATGGTTTTCGTATGATGAGTTAACCAACCAAAGCGGTAAAGGAGGAAGTGCCCATGGGAAAAAAGCTGAGGAGGTCTTCTACCAACCGGATGATTGCAGGAGTTTGCGGAGGAATTGGCGAATACTTTGATATAGACCCAACTATTATCCGACTTTTATATGTGTTGATCTCTATTTTTTCCGCCGTCTTTCCTGGTCTTTTAATCTATATTATTGCGATGTTTATCATGCCGCGGGAACATTAGGCTCTACTTCAATAAGATGTAACTAAAAAATTTACTAAGGACTGCCTTCGAGTTCGAGCTTAAGCGTTGAGGCTCAAGAACGGGAATTACCCCTCATATTGTCTCCATCAACGAAATGACCAGATGTTTTTGAGGGGTCCGTTCTTTAGCCCCGAAGCGGACTTTAATGACTTCTTTACTGGAACTCGACTAGCGGACGTGTAAATTTTTTAGTTCCACCTCAATAAGAAGTATCCTAAAAGAAGTATCCTAAAGTACATCGAAGAGAAACTCTTTGAAGAAAAAAGGGGACGACCTTTTTAGTCGTCCCTTGCTTTACATTCTTACATTCCCAGCTGCTTAATGGCTGAATGGTAGTTGACGATTTTCCATTGGCTTTGTCCCTTATTATCAACAAGCCAGATATGGAAATCACCGTTTTGATACTTTACATACTCAGCGTTATACACTTTTTCTAATTCTTCGATAATGTGATTTACTAACATTTTTATTCACTCCTTATGAGATTAACGTATTCGAATATTCTGTCTTTGTTTATTTTCATTATACAATGAAAATGTTGAGGATTGATTAAGAGTTTGTGACTAAGTTGTGAATTTTGTTACAATCCCGTGAAAAAGGAGGGCCTTCCAATGGGCGGCGTTTATGTAAGGGAGCTGGTCAATCATTTTCAATTGAAGGTTATTAGCGGCAAGGATGAATTAAAAAGGGCGATTAAAGTTCCGGATATCAGCAGGCCTGGATTGGAGCTGGCTGGCTATTTTCATTTTTATCCAGCAAAAAGAATTCAACTGTTGGGTCTGACAGAGATGACTTTTTTTGAACATCTTTCTTCGGAAGAAAAGAAGGATCGAATGAAGCGCTTATGTCATCCCGATACACCGTGCATTTGTGTGACCAGGAGCTTGGATGTTCCTGATGAATTATTGGAAGCATCTGAAGAATCCGGAATACCTGTTTTACAATCCTCTTTATCAACCACCAAATTAATCAGCAAAATGACCAGTTTTTTGGAAAACCGTTTAGCACCGGTCACAACCCTCCATGGAGTTTTGGTGGATGTGTATGGGGTAGGTGTTCTTCTCATAGGTTCCAGTGGTATTGGAAAAAGTGAAACGGCACTGGAATTGGTGAAACGGGGCCATCGCTTGGTTGCCGATGATGCTGTAGAAATCAGACAAACCACAGAAAATCAGCTTATCGGAAGTGCTCCTGAACTCATTCAACATTTATTGGAAATCCGTGGAGTGGGAATAATAAACATCATGACCCTCTTTGGCGCGGGCGCCATCAGAAATTTTAAGAAGATTGCCCTTGTCATGAAGCTGGAAGCCTGGGATCCCCAGAAACAGTATGAAAGATTGGGACTGGATGAGCAAAAAATGAAAATCATTGATACAGAACTTCCCGTAATGACTATCCCTGTGAAACCTGGACGAAATTTAGCTGTGATTGTGGAAGTGGCCTCCATGAATTTTCGCTTAAAGCGGATGGGATACAATGCCGCTGTCCATTTCTCTAAGAAGCTGACGGATACCATTGAAGAAGTAGACGATATTTGAAAATAGAGAAAAATTATGGAATCAGATGGAGGTTAAAAATGTTTTTACTTATAGAAAGGATAGCCTTTTCCATAGGCCCCCTTGATGTATATTGGTATGGTATTATCCTTGGAACCGCTGCATTAGTTGGACTAATTTTGGCGGTGACTGAAGGAAAAAAAAGAGGAGTTCACCCGGATGTATTTTTGGACTTGGTGCTATGGGCAGTTCCGATCTCCATCATCTTTGCTCGGGCCTATTACGTGATTTTTAGTTGGGATTATTATTCCGTCAATCCCGGAGATATCATTAAAATATGGGAGGGTGGCATCGCCATCCATGGCGCTTTGATTGGGGCGATTCTTACTGCGGTTATCTTTTCCAAAAAGAGAGGGGTCTCCTTCTGGAAATTGGCGGATATCGCGGCTCCCAGTTTGATCTTGGGGCAAGCCATTGGACGATGGGGGAATTTTATCAACCAGGAAGCCCATGGAAGGGAGGTATCAAGGGAGTTCCTGGAAGGACTTGGCCTGCCTAATTTTATTATTGAACAAATGAATATGAATGGCGTGTATTATCATCCTACTTTTTTATATGAATCTCTATGGAATCTGTTAGGTTTTATTCTTCTGATCTTGTTGAGGCGGGTTAATCTGAGAAGAGGGGAACTGTTTCTCACTTATTTTATCTGGTATTCCATCGGCCGATTCTTCATTGAAGGGATGAGAACTGACAGCTTGATGCTAATGGATACTATTCGTGTGGCCCAATTGGTCAGTATTCTCTCGATTCTCCTTGGAATAGGATTCATTTGGTATAGGAGAAAAAAAGGAAACTCTAACATCAGATACCTTGACCCAGAACTTGTCATTTCAAGGGGAGGCAAATTATCGGCCAAAAGGAAAAGAAGCAACCAGAAGAAAAGAAAATAAAGTATATTTAAAGTATATTTATATGAAGGGAACTGACTCTATCATCGAAATGCCCAGATGTTTTTGAGGGCTCCGTTCTTTAGCCTCGAAGCAGATTTTAATGACTTCTTTGCCCGATGACTAACCGCCACTAAGACTTCCCACTTCTATAGTCTAGAAATTAGATGTGAGAAGTGAGGCTTTAAAAAATCAACGAAATCATCGATTTCAGTATTAGGTAGGAGATAAGTGGCGGTAAGCCCCTGGATAAGTTCAACTAAACTTCAGTTGGAGTATAAACTCCTACTGAAGTAGTTTCCTTTACCGAACTCGACTTGCGGACGTGTAAATCTTTAGTTCCACTTCAATTAAAAGCGGAAGTCTTAGTGACGGTTCTATCGAATAAATGGAACGTGTAAATCTTTGTTCTATTGTAACGTTGAGATGGAGAGGGGGAACACTAGTGATCACGACAGAAACATGGAAAAAGGGTCTTTATTCCGGTTTTCACACCACTTGGATATTGGGAAAAGTGATTTTTCCCATTACGTTAATTGTGACGATCCTCAAATATACTCCTGTAATCAGTTGGATTAGTTGGTTATTTTCACCGCTGATGAGGTTTATCGGGTTGCCCGGTGAAGCGGCCATTGTGTTGGCGTTGGGAAATATTTTAAATCTATATGCCGCCATTGCCGCTATTTTAACGATGTCCCTTACGGTGAAACAGGTTTTTATCCTGTCTGTGATGCTAAGCTTTTCCCACAATTTATTGGTTGAAACTGCCGTAGCTAAAAGAATTGGGGTGAGTGCATGGGCGATGATTGGCATACGCCTTGGTCTTGCCTTTTTATCGGCAATCCTGATTCAATGGTTTTGGCCGGGAGGACAGGAAATTGCCAAATATGGACTGGTACCCAGTCAGGATATTGCTCCTTCCGGTTGGGGTGAAAT
This sequence is a window from Microaerobacter geothermalis. Protein-coding genes within it:
- a CDS encoding PspC domain-containing protein; amino-acid sequence: MGKKLRRSSTNRMIAGVCGGIGEYFDIDPTIIRLLYVLISIFSAVFPGLLIYIIAMFIMPREH
- the hprK gene encoding HPr(Ser) kinase/phosphatase, which produces MGGVYVRELVNHFQLKVISGKDELKRAIKVPDISRPGLELAGYFHFYPAKRIQLLGLTEMTFFEHLSSEEKKDRMKRLCHPDTPCICVTRSLDVPDELLEASEESGIPVLQSSLSTTKLISKMTSFLENRLAPVTTLHGVLVDVYGVGVLLIGSSGIGKSETALELVKRGHRLVADDAVEIRQTTENQLIGSAPELIQHLLEIRGVGIINIMTLFGAGAIRNFKKIALVMKLEAWDPQKQYERLGLDEQKMKIIDTELPVMTIPVKPGRNLAVIVEVASMNFRLKRMGYNAAVHFSKKLTDTIEEVDDI
- the lgt gene encoding prolipoprotein diacylglyceryl transferase; translation: MFLLIERIAFSIGPLDVYWYGIILGTAALVGLILAVTEGKKRGVHPDVFLDLVLWAVPISIIFARAYYVIFSWDYYSVNPGDIIKIWEGGIAIHGALIGAILTAVIFSKKRGVSFWKLADIAAPSLILGQAIGRWGNFINQEAHGREVSREFLEGLGLPNFIIEQMNMNGVYYHPTFLYESLWNLLGFILLILLRRVNLRRGELFLTYFIWYSIGRFFIEGMRTDSLMLMDTIRVAQLVSILSILLGIGFIWYRRKKGNSNIRYLDPELVISRGGKLSAKRKRSNQKKRK
- a CDS encoding nucleoside recognition domain-containing protein, with the protein product MTTETWKKGLYSGFHTTWILGKVIFPITLIVTILKYTPVISWISWLFSPLMRFIGLPGEAAIVLALGNILNLYAAIAAILTMSLTVKQVFILSVMLSFSHNLLVETAVAKRIGVSAWAMIGIRLGLAFLSAILIQWFWPGGQEIAKYGLVPSQDIAPSGWGEILIKGLETSVFGIIQLAAIVIPLMLGIQVLKDIQFIDIMATKLQPLTKMLGVHQTGSITLLAGLLFGLAYGAGVIIQSAKESNFTKKDLYLLSIFLVACHAVIEDTLLFVPLGINVLPLLLLRLGVALIITLITAKVWTRLTLVRQLNKGGHVT